The genomic segment GTTGTCGGCTTCAGAATTCCGGCAAGCAGGCGCAGCAGGGTCGATTTGCCCGAACCGTTGGGACCGACCAGTCCAAACGTCTCGCCCTCGCGCACGGAAAGATCCACGCCCTGCACGATCCGGAGACGGCGCACGCTCCAGCCGAGATTGCTTGCTTCAAGGATCATGGCCGGCGGCGTCCCCTGAGCAGGATCAGGGCGAAGGCCGGCGCGCCGACCAAAGCCGTGATGACGCCGATCGGCAGCACCTGACCGGGGATCATGGTGCGCGAAAGCACGTCAGCCGCGATGAGGAAGGCTGCGCCCGTCAGTGCCGTCGCCGGCACCAGGCGCCCATGGCGTACGCCGACGACGAAACGCGCGGCATGCGGGATGACCAGCCCGACGAAGCCGATGGAGCCGACGATGGAAACCATGACGGCAGTGACCAGCGCGGTCAACCCGATCAGCACGACCTGCACCCTGCGCACGGCAATGCCCAGCGAGGCTGCGGAGTCGGCGCCGAAGGCGAAGGCATCGAGCGCGCGCGCATGCCAGACGCAGGCAATCAGCCCGGTCAGGGCGATGGGTACGGCCAGCGTTACATCCGGCCAGCGCACGCCGCTCAGATTGCCGAGCAGCCAGAACATGATGCCGCGCGCCTGTTCGGCATTGGCCGATTTGGTGATGATGAAGGAGGTCAGTGCGTTGAAGAGTTGCGAGCCGGCGATGCCCGCCAGAATGATCTGTCCTGTGCCGCGCGTGGAAACGCCGCCGCCCGCCGCCCGTGCCAGCAGGGCGACCAGCAGGAAGGCGGTGACCGCACCGGCGAAGGCGCCGAGCGACATGGATACCGCCCCGCCGCCGATGCCGGCAATCGTCACCGTCACCGCACCCGTCGAGGCACCGGCGGAGATGCCGAGCAGATAGGGGTCGGCCAGCGCATTGCGCAGCAGCGATTGCAGCACGAGGCCGGACAGCGCCAGCCCCGCGCCACAGGATGCGGCCACCAGCGCACGCGGAAGGCGATAGTTCCAGATGATGCCCATGTCGATCGGATCGAGCGGATAGGCAGCACCCAGAACCTTGTTGGCCAGCGTCTGCACCACGATGGAGAGCGGAATGGGCGTCTCCCCGATGCAGGTGCCGGCAAAGACCGTCGCCGCCATGGCGACGAGCCCCGCAGGCCAGCGCCACCACAGGCGCGCTACGGAAGGCCGGCCTGCGGTGGTAATGGTCACCTGGCGATGCCCTTTTCGACCAGCGCGTCCGCCAGCACCTCGATGCCGGAAACCGTGCGCATGGTGGCGTCCATGGCATGGGCGTCCATCACCACGATGCGGTTGTTCTTCACCGCATCCATCTGGCTGGCAACCGGATCGCTCTTCAGGAATTCGAGCTTCTTCTCGAAGTCGTCGGCAGGGAAGCGGCGGCGATCCATTTTTGCGATCACGATCAGCGTCGGGTTGGCCTTGGCGATGGTTTCCCAGCCCACGACCGGCCATTCCTCATCCGATTCCACGATGTTGCGGATGCCGAGCTTGTCCAGCATGTAGGCCGGACCGCCCTTGCGACCGGCGACATAGGGATCGATGTTCATGTCGGCGCTGGAGAACCAGAACACGGCCGACACGTCCTTGAGATCGAGTGCTTTTGCGCGCTCGACCGCATCCTGCTCGCGCTTGACCAGATCGGCGACGACTTCCTCGCCCTTGTCCTGCACGTCGAAGATTTCGGCAAGCTCGCGCACGCCCTGATGGATGGTTTCGGTCGAGAAGGCGGCGGTGCGGGTGCCGTCGACGCCGACCGAGTTGTCCTTGGCCACGCAATCGGCAGGCATCACATAGGTCGGGATGCCGACCTCGTGGAACTGCTCGCGGGTGGCGACGATGCCCTCCGGCCCGACATGCCAGATGAACTGGACGGCAACGACGCCGGGCTTCTTCGCCACGACGCTTTCGAAGCTCGGGTCGTTGTCGGCAAGGCGCTCGACCTTGTCGTTGATCGCCTTGTGCTCGGGCAGAACGTCGGTGAACCAGACGGAGGTGCCGGTCACCTTGTCGCCCAGGCCAAGGGCATAGAGCGCCTCGGTGGCGGCCTGTCCGACGGTTACGCTCGTGGCTGGAGCCTTGTCGAAGGTGATCGTCTCACCGCAGTTTTCCAGCGTGAGCGGGTATCTGGTGGGTTCAGCGGACGCATGGGCCGTGAGCAGCGCAAGGCTGGCGGCGGCAAGTGCCAGACGCGGGAAGGTCATGACGCGAAGTTCTCCGATCGGTTTGCGGCAGGGACCGAAGGCTTCGGGTCGGGACGGCAATGGAAAGCCGCGCATCGCCACGGATGCGCAATAGAGCCCGTACAGGCAGGGACGGCTTCATCGACAACCTCTCCCGGGCACCCCGCCCGGCACATTCAGTTCCAGTTGTCGGCAGGTCTCCTGACTGACGGGTCACCGTCCCTTCCCCACCTTCCCGGGCCGAAGCCCAGTGGCATTTCGGGGAGAGGACTCAACCGCCTACAGTTGCGGGGGCAGTTTCGTTTCGCAGGCCTTTTTGAAGCCTACGGCGAATTCCCTCTTCGTTCCTTGCGGAAACCGACACCTGCTCGTATCGCATGTGCGTCAGGCTTTTCAAGCTATTCGTCGCGCCTTCCCCAGAGCCTTTTGCGGCCCCTGTCGGGGGAAGATCACAGCTTGCAAGCCCGCTCCTGCCTTGACCCATGATGAGGCTGAAAGAGCTGCCGGATGCAGTTGTTGCAGGGAGAGAGGCTCTGACGCTCGCCGGCCTGTGCGAGCACCCTGCCGATCTTGCCGTGGGTGGCACGTCCGGCACGGAGACGCCCGATTTGGGCGCCTCCCGCTGCGGTAAAGCCCTTCAGGTGCTGTTTCGTGATCTGCTGATCTCAGAACCTGTAGTTCAGCCCGACCTTGATCATGTGGAAATCGAGAGCGTTTGAGGCATTGCGGCCGTTCACGGTGCTCGAACTGCCCGGATGGTTGGTGGTCGTCGTCTCATAGATGGGCTTTTCATAGGGCGTGCAGAAGCTCGGATCCATGTCGCACAGCCATGCCATGCTGGGGTCCTGCGAAGGGTCGACCGTTTCATATCCGACGACGGTGGTCGTCGAGGTAGTATAATCCTTGCCTGTGCCGGCACGGGCATTTCTGAACCTGAAATCTTTCTTGCCGAAGCGGCTGTAGGTATAGTCGGCCTTGATCGACCAGTTGTCGTTCAGCGCATATTCGAGACCGCCGCCGATGGTAAAGCCGGCGCGTGTGGCGGCGGCCTTCTCGACGGAGAAAACGGTCGTTTGCGTACCGTTGGGGAGGGTTTCATCGGCCTGGTCGGAAATGTACTGGTCGCGCCACTGTGTTTCGCGGGCGAGCGCCAGTCCACCCGAGGCATAGGCCATGAAGCGGTTGCTGAAAGCGTAGCCGATCTTCGGGCGCAGGCTGGCCATCCAGTCGATGTCGTAGCTCGTATAGGCATCGGCATGGCCCTTGGCCGCCAGAACGGGATCGGTGGACAGAACCTTCTTCGATCCGGTGATGTTGTAGGTCTTGCTCCAGTCTCCCTCCAGACCGAACACAACCCCGTTGTCGAGCTGCCAGTTGTAGCCGGCCTGTACGCCGAACATGGCGCCGTTGAGCTTGAGATCCGCCGATTCCCGGGCAGCGATGGTGCTGTCGGAACCGTCGAGCGTCGTCGTGGAGCCCCATGTGCGGCCGAAGGCGCCGCCGGCATGCACGCCGGCATAGAGCCCGCTCCAGTCGATGGCCGCAGCTTCGCCACCGCGCGCCGCGCCGTGGCCGCCCGACAACCCGGCGAGCGGATTGCTGAACGGCTGGAAACTCTGCTCGCCACCGAAGGATCCCGTCAGGCTCGCATAGAAAGTCCGGCCCGGTCCCGGCTGCGTAACAAGGCCAAGCGGATCGACATAGAAGCGGTCGAACAGGTTCTCCACGCGCACCGCAGCGGTCAGGTCCTCGGTGATCCTGTATTCGGCGAAGACATCGACAAGCGTGTAGGGCTTCCAGTCGACAAGGGAGATGAACTCGCTGGCGCCCTGCGCGGTCACGTCGCCATGGCCGATGGCGCGGGGGCCGACATGGGAAATGCGCCCGCCAACCGTAAGCTGATCTTCGAGCAGCTTCTGCGACAGCGTCAGGTCGATCGTATATTCCGGCTGCACATGGTTGGTGGCATAGTCGCCGTAGAGCGATTTGTTCTCGCAGGTGCCGGCGGTGCGGCAATACTCGACGTTGAGGAAGTAGTTGGCCGAGAGATCGGCCGTGAAACCGCCGATCTCGTAGCGGCCGGAAAGCTCGATGCCGGAGAACTTCGCCCGGTCGATGTTCTCGATGTTCAGCGTCAGCGGCCCCGAGCCGTTACGGACCGACCGTGCGATATAGTCCTTCACACCCCAGTTGAAGTAGCCGAGCTTGAGCATGCCCCGGTCTTCGCCGGTCAGCAGACCGTCACGGGTCAGGTTGGTGCCGACTTCCCAGTTGCTGGAGCGCTCCGGCTTCACATCGGCGTTGGCGACCACGCTGTTGAAGGCCGAGACGGATTCGATGACGCTGGGTGCGCGCATCGTGTTGGAATAGTTGACGTAGAACTGCGAACCGTCGAAGGGCTCCAGCGTCACGCCGACGGATGGGCTGAACCCGCCATCATTGGTGCGGAAGCCGAGAACCCTGCTCTCGATGTCCTCGCGCTCATAGGGATCGTAACGATCCTTCGACCAGAAATGCGAATAGCGAAGCCCGGCGTTCAGCGTTGCCCAGTCGACCGGCTTCCATGCCGCCTTCGCATAGATTGCGGCTTCGTGGCGAATGGCGTCACGCGCGGTGTTCCAGGCTTCCAGCGCCGCCGTGTGGCGGCTGCCGCGCGTATCCTCGCCGCGATAGGACAGGCCGTAGCTGAGATCGACATCGCCATAGCCGGTCGAGAATTTCGACAGGTTGGAGAGATCGGCACCCCACATGTCGGAATCGGAGCCGACCCGGAACCCGGCAGGCAAGCCGATCTGTTCGGGCGTTACGCCGCGACCGCCGCGGATCGGGTTGCGCAGTTCCAGATGCGTCCAGTAGAGATTGCCCTTCAGGTCGAAAAGCTCGTTATCTTCCGGATTCCAGCGATAGCGCGCGGTTACGGTGTCGAGGCTGGTGCCCGACGTCTGCGCCTGCTGCTCCGACTGCCCGTGCTTGCCGATCAGCCGCGAGGCGAGCCGGTCTCCGGCTTCGCTGCGATAGCCGGTATAGCCGAGCTGTAGGGTGTGGTCATCGGCAAAGCGTGCGGTCAGCTTGGCCAGCCAGGATTCCGTCTCAAGCTGGGTGTTCAGCACCTCCTCGCCGGCGCGATAGTTCACAACCCCGTCGTTCTCATAGTAATTTTCCCAGTAGGTCGTGCCGTTGGGATTGCAGACGCCGTTGGGACACCATTGTTGCCGGCCCTTGTTGACCGGATTGGCGGAAGGCCCGTGCTTGCCTGCGTGATAGTTGCCCTGCTTGCGGCGCGCATAGCCGGCAAGAAAGTCGAAATCCTCGCCCTTGTAGGCGCCGATAACGCTGCCGGCGCCGCGTGTCGGCGAAAGCAGGGAAGGCTTGTCCATCCCGGTTTCCGAGGCTTTCGGAACTTCGCCGGCAGGGTCCCACGGTGCAAAGGGCCACTGATAGCCTGCCTTGTCACCGGCATGGGGCTTCGACGTGTTGGTGCCGATCTCGCCCTTGACCCTGACGCCCCAGGTGTTGCCCGGCTTGACGATATCGTCGGCATTCACGGTGCGCATGGCAACCGAGCCGGCATTGCCCCATGAGGCGGTATCCGCACCCTTGGTGACGTCGATGCCGGCGATGAAGTCTGGATCGACATAGGTGCGGTTGGAGACGCCCTGATAGCCCTGATAGACGGTGACGGCGTTTTCGGCGCCGTCGATGGTCGTGGTCACGCGGCCCATGCCCTGCATGCCGCGAATGTTGACGTCGACGGCGCCGGCGCCGTTGCGCGCCTCGCCTGACATGACCCCCGCCGTACCGCGGAACATGTCCGCCGGGCTGGAGCCGCGAAAGCGCTCGATGTTTTCGCCCTCGATATGGCTGGTCGCGGCTGCCGTCTCATAGGGGCTGTAGGGCGAGCCTTCGGCATTGCCCTTGACGTCGATGGTGGCAAGAACCATCGAGCCATCGGAGGGCTGCGGCTCGAAAGCCTCTGACACACGATCCACAAGCGTTGCGGTCGCCGGTCCGGTAAGGCTCACCCGGATGCCGGTTCCGGCAAGCATGGTCTGCAATGCCTGCGCGGGCGACATCGCGCCCGAGACTGCCACCGAGGTCTTGCCGCGCACGATTTCCGACGTGTAGCCGACCTGCCAGCCGGAGGCGCGGCTGAACGCGCTGAGTGCCCCGGAAAGCGGCTGAGCGGGAATGGAAAAACGCACCGTCTGCGCCGCGGTGGTCGAGGTCGACTGGGCGAAGGAAACGCCCTGCAGCAGGATCAGCGAGGATACCAGAACGGTGCTTGCCAGCAGGAGCCGGACCGGCGCTTTGCCCATGGCTGCCGTTTTGGCGCGAGCCATTGCTGCGTGCGGTGCCGGACCAGTGCGATGCCCCATGAGGAGAGTTCCTTGCGTCAGAGTAGATGCGGCGATTTTTCCCTGCGGAAGAGCGCCTCGAACATCTGACGAACGAGCTGGTCCGATCTCACAAAAAAACTTGAGTAATCAGCGAAGAATTATGATTCCGCCGGGCAAACGCGTCACTTTCGCTCCGGCCGCTTCCGCCAGAGAACGGATGACGCCTTCAGCATCGTCCAGCCTGTAATTGCCGCTGACCCTGATGTGGCCAAGGCCGCGGTCGACGGTTATCACGCGGCCTGTGTAATAGCGGCCGAGATCGGCCAGCACATCTGCGAGCGGCTTTTCCTGAAAGATGATCCAGCCGGTGCGCCAGGCCAGCTCGCTTTCCGTGTCGACCCCGGCGACAGGGGAAAGACCCGCCGGCGATACCTCCACCATCTGGCCGGGCGACAGGCTGGCATGGTGTGCCTCATGCGCGCGTTGGGCAACCTCGACACGCCCGCGCTCAAGGATGACCGTGTCTTCACCGCCGGTGCGTACCGAAAAGGCGGTGCCTTTCACTTCGACGTCGCCGAAAGAACCCGCAACCCTGAAAGGTCGGGCCGGATCCGAAACGACATCGAAGAAGGCTTCCCCACGCAGCAAAGTGACGGATCGCTTCTGTCCCTCGAAATCGAGCGCCACCGCCGAAGCGGTGTTGAGCATAATGCGCGAGCCATCCGGCAACACGAAGGCGCTTTGCTCGCCGGTGGCCGTCAGATGGTCTGCGTTCCAGCGCAGCAGCATCTCGGGATAATACCGGATACCGGCCGCGACCATGACCACGGCCGCGAGTGCGGCGATCCGTATCGTCCAGCTGCCGGAGCGGTACACCGGCACCCGGGCCATCGGCGTCCTTTCTTCCTGCCTTGCATCAAGCCGGCTGGCATGACGGGCGCTGGCGATACCCAGTTCGGGAAGCTCCCACATGTTCTGAAGCTTTGCGAAAGCTGCTGCGTGGCGCGGATCACTGTCCAGCCAGTCTTTAAGCCTGGCCTGCAAGCCAAGGTCGTCCGGCGCTTCCTGAAGGCGCACAAACCAGTCAAGCGCCGCATCCGTCACCGGATCGGGATGTTGCAAGGTCTGGTCTGGCTGCGGGCCATCGGCCCTGTCACTCACCACTCGGTCCACCTGCCATGTTGCAGAATCGCAAGCTCATACAGATGAGACGAATGACCGGATGCAATCTCACAAAAAACCTCCCGGCTCCCGCTCAGGCTGCGCGATAAAATGCTCTCTTAATATCGGATTTAACCGCGGTCGAGACGATCGAGCGCCTGCTGGCAATGGGCCAGCGCCAGCTTCACGTCGTTGAAAACTGTGTTGGGGGAGATTCCGAGGTGGGCAGCAATCTTCGGATAGGGCCATTTTTCGACCCGGCTGAGCCGCCAGACCTGCTGCGCGCGGGCGGGCAGTTGGGAAAGGGCATCCTCAAATGCCCTCAGCCGCTCCCGATGGATGACCACCGCTTCCTGCGTAGGCTGATCGGCGGCGATGTTGGCCATCTCGGCCTCCGTCGCATCGAAATGCTCGACCCCTTTGCGCATCCGGTTGCGACGCTGGTGATCAAGCGCCAGATTGCGGGCCGTCTGATAGAGAAACGCCTCGATGTGCTCCACTGGTCCCGACACCATCGCCTGACTGGCCCGGACATAGGTTTCCTGCGTCAGATCTTCGGCGATCTGGGGATCGCGCACGATCCGCATCAGGCTCCACATCAGGGAGCGGCGGTTGTTGAGAAACGCTGCCGTCAGACCACTCGCCACGGCTGCCCACTCCGATCGGAAAACTGCGCAATGTGGAGCCCCACCATCGGAGCGATTTGCCACTCTGGCTTCATCAGTGCATCGACCGCATATTCATCCTGCCGTCGTTCCTGCGAGGCGCAGAGCGGCAGAACTCTCTAATCAGATCGCTGAAACCTCTTCAATGGTGTTGAATTGCACCGGAATCGGCGCAATTGCGGCCATTCGGCGAAAAACATGTATGAAATTATCATGTTTTCTGCGGGGTGCGGCGCATATGCATGCCGTTCCCTGCCTCGGATGGTGTTCTGTGATGATTGTCGGTGGGCGGATGAATATCGGCAACTGTCACATCACGGCAACAGTAGCGGCTCGCTACCTCCGCAATTCGCGATACCCTTGCTTTTTCCCCGAACACCGAATGGGAGAAGCGCAGACTGTATCTACGGCTGGTTTGCCTGCGCGCTGACATTCAGAAATATCAGGAGTAGCAGTACGGCTCATAATTATTAGCCGGTCAATTAATTGGCAGTCATGCCGACGGTAGTAGAACGCCGGAGCGACTGCTGTTGCGGGCGATGCCGGAACGGCGCCCTGCGCTTCTTGAAATGTTTCTCCGATTCGGTATTGCCTTGCCGTTCTTCGCTTCCTCGCCGTTTCAGAGGAATCATCTCCCCATCAGGAATGACGATCATGAGCATGCCCCAGCCCATCCGTGTTGCCATCGCCGGCCATGGTAATCTCGGAAGAGGTGTTGAAGCGGCGATGCCGCACAACCCCGACATGAGCCTTGTGGGCATCTTCACGCGGCGCGCACCTGAACAGCTCAGCCCGAAGTGCCCGGCAACGCCGGTATTCTCCATGGCGGAGATATCGGGCCATGCGGATCACATTGACGTGCTGATCCTGTGCGGGGGATCCAAAGAGGATCTGCCGCAACAAGGGCCTGAGCTGGCTGCCCTTTTCAACACTGTCGACAGCTTCGATACGCATGCGCGTATCCCGGAATACTTCGCCGCTATGGATGCATCGGCACGGTCTGGCGGCAGAACTGCGCTGATTTCCGCCGGATGGGATCCGGGAATGTTCTCCATCAACCGCGTTGTCGGCGAAGCCCTGCTGCCCAATGGCGACACCTATACGTTCTGGGGTGACGGCCTGAGCCAGGGGCATTCCGATGCGGTGCGCCGCATCCCCGGTGTGGCCGGCGCGGTGCAATATACGCGTCCGGTTCCGGCCGCGGTTGAACAGGCCCGAAGCGGCGCGAGGCGCGTTCTGACCACGCGGGAAAAACACAATCGCGAATGTTTCGTGGTGCTGGACGAGGGCGCGGATGCGGATCAGGTGCGCGACACGATCATCAAGATGCCGCACTATTTTGCCGACTATGACACAACGGTGAATTTCATCAGTGCGGCGGAACTGGCCAGGGATCATTCGGCGATGTCGCATGGCGGCTTCGTCATCCGCAGCGGCAACACAGCGGCCGGAACAAAACAAACGATAGAATACAGCCTGAAACTGGAGAGTAATCCCGAATTCACGGCCAGTGTTCTGGTGGCTTATGCGCGTGCCGTGCATCGCCTCCACCAGATGGGGCAATATGGCGCCAAGACCGTGTTCGATGTGGCCCCCGGCCTGCTTTCTCCCAAAAGCGCCGAACAACTGCGCGCCGAACAGCTGTAGGATATGATCCGCAGCTACGAAATCGGGGACCGCGCAGCCGGCTGACAGCGGCATGAAATCCGCCTGCCCCTTGCGGGGCAGGCTACGACCTGGCGGCGGCATATTTTTCCGGTTATCCGCCCGGACGGGTAAATCAGCGCAGATAGTTTCGGAAGCGTCGCAGCGAGAGCATGAAAAGCACCGAGCCGATCACGAACAGAGCCAGTATCTGAGGCCAGACCACATCCAGACCCGCGCCGCGGAAGAGCACGCCCTGCGCCAGAATGACGAAATGCGTGTTGGGCGCGGCCAGCATGATGTCCTGCACGATCTGCGGCATGCTCTCGCGCGGCGTGAGACCGCCCGAGAGCACCTGCAGCGGGAGCAGGATGAGCATCAGCAGCAAGCCGAACTGCGGCATCGAGCCTGCCATGGTGGCAAGGAAAATGCCCATCGAGGTCGTGGCGAAGAGATGCACCGCCGCGCCAAGCAGGAATAGCGCCACCGACCCCTGAATGGGAATATCGAGCACGCCCTGCACCACGAAAACGATGGAGGCGGCCGTGGCGGCCAGCACCACCAGCCCCATCGACAGCACCTTGCTGATCATGATCTCGGTCGGCGTGACCGGCATGACGAGCAGATGCTCGATCGTGCCATGTTCGCGTTCGCGGATGAGTGCGGCGCCGGTGAGCACGATGGAGAGCATGGTAACCGATGAAATCACATTCGACAGCGCGCCGAACCAGCCCTTGTTGAGTTCGGGGTTGAAGCGGGCCCGCAAGGCGAGGTCGACGGGAATTTCCGTGGTTCCCCGGTGGCGGTTGAGGAACTCATTGACTTCGCTGGTGACGATCGACTGCACATAACTGCCGCCGGTGAAGGCTTGGCTGACGCGGGTGGCATCGATGTTGAGCTGGATCGAAGGCGAGCGCCCGGCCAGCAGGTCGCGCTGAAAATTCGGCGGAATGTCGAGCGCGAAGGTGTCGCTTCCGGCATCCATGCGCGCGTCCATCTCGGACTGGTCGATCAGCTTCGGCACCACGAAATAGGGGGGATAGAACGCCGTGGTGATGCGCGAAGACACCGGCGACTGGTCCTCGTCGACGATGGCGATGGCGGCGCGGTTGAGCGTCTCGGGCATGGCCGTCACCGCCGTATAGATCGCGACCGTGAAGGCGTAGACGATCAGGAACAACAGCATCTTGTCGCGGCCGAGGCCACGCAGTTCTTTCACGCCCAGATTGTAGATGTTGGCAACACGCATGGATCAGGACGCCTGTTTTTTCAGGAGCACGATGCCGAGGATGAAGAGCACCGGCACGGCAATCAGCAGCGGGATGAATTGCGGGGCGAGGTCGGCGAATTCCAGCGCCTTCGAGAAGGCGCCGCGCGAGATGTTGACGAAATAGGTCGTCGGGTAAATGTTGCCGATAACGGCGCCGAAACCCTGCAATGACGAGACCGGGTCGATGAGGCCGGAATACTGCACCGCCGGGATGAGCGTGAGCAGCGCCGTGCCGAAGATCGCGGCGATCTGGCTTTCGATGAATGTGGAGATCACCAGTCCCATGCCGGTGGTGAAGATCACATAAAGCAGGGCCGCTGCCGTATAGGCCGCGAAGCTTCCCGTGAACGGCACGCCGAATATGTAGACGGCGAAGAAGGACAGCATCACGAAGTTCAGCATGGCAAGCGCCACATAAGGCAGTTGCTTGCCAAGCAGGAACTCCGTGCGGGTTACCGGCGTCACATAGAAGTTGACGATGGAACCCAGTTCCTTTTCGCGCACCACGCTCAGCACCGCCAGCATGGCCGGTATCATCAGAAGCAGGATCGGGATGATGGCAGGAACGATCGCCACGAGGCTCTGGACGTCGGGATTGTAGCGGTAGCGTACTTCGAGCTGGAACTTTCCGGCCGTGGCGGCATCGCCATAGATTTCGCGTGCCTTCTGCATCAGCCATGTCTGATGCACGC from the Aquamicrobium lusatiense genome contains:
- a CDS encoding TonB-dependent receptor domain-containing protein, which gives rise to MARAKTAAMGKAPVRLLLASTVLVSSLILLQGVSFAQSTSTTAAQTVRFSIPAQPLSGALSAFSRASGWQVGYTSEIVRGKTSVAVSGAMSPAQALQTMLAGTGIRVSLTGPATATLVDRVSEAFEPQPSDGSMVLATIDVKGNAEGSPYSPYETAAATSHIEGENIERFRGSSPADMFRGTAGVMSGEARNGAGAVDVNIRGMQGMGRVTTTIDGAENAVTVYQGYQGVSNRTYVDPDFIAGIDVTKGADTASWGNAGSVAMRTVNADDIVKPGNTWGVRVKGEIGTNTSKPHAGDKAGYQWPFAPWDPAGEVPKASETGMDKPSLLSPTRGAGSVIGAYKGEDFDFLAGYARRKQGNYHAGKHGPSANPVNKGRQQWCPNGVCNPNGTTYWENYYENDGVVNYRAGEEVLNTQLETESWLAKLTARFADDHTLQLGYTGYRSEAGDRLASRLIGKHGQSEQQAQTSGTSLDTVTARYRWNPEDNELFDLKGNLYWTHLELRNPIRGGRGVTPEQIGLPAGFRVGSDSDMWGADLSNLSKFSTGYGDVDLSYGLSYRGEDTRGSRHTAALEAWNTARDAIRHEAAIYAKAAWKPVDWATLNAGLRYSHFWSKDRYDPYEREDIESRVLGFRTNDGGFSPSVGVTLEPFDGSQFYVNYSNTMRAPSVIESVSAFNSVVANADVKPERSSNWEVGTNLTRDGLLTGEDRGMLKLGYFNWGVKDYIARSVRNGSGPLTLNIENIDRAKFSGIELSGRYEIGGFTADLSANYFLNVEYCRTAGTCENKSLYGDYATNHVQPEYTIDLTLSQKLLEDQLTVGGRISHVGPRAIGHGDVTAQGASEFISLVDWKPYTLVDVFAEYRITEDLTAAVRVENLFDRFYVDPLGLVTQPGPGRTFYASLTGSFGGEQSFQPFSNPLAGLSGGHGAARGGEAAAIDWSGLYAGVHAGGAFGRTWGSTTTLDGSDSTIAARESADLKLNGAMFGVQAGYNWQLDNGVVFGLEGDWSKTYNITGSKKVLSTDPVLAAKGHADAYTSYDIDWMASLRPKIGYAFSNRFMAYASGGLALARETQWRDQYISDQADETLPNGTQTTVFSVEKAAATRAGFTIGGGLEYALNDNWSIKADYTYSRFGKKDFRFRNARAGTGKDYTTSTTTVVGYETVDPSQDPSMAWLCDMDPSFCTPYEKPIYETTTTNHPGSSSTVNGRNASNALDFHMIKVGLNYRF
- a CDS encoding sigma-70 family RNA polymerase sigma factor translates to MASGLTAAFLNNRRSLMWSLMRIVRDPQIAEDLTQETYVRASQAMVSGPVEHIEAFLYQTARNLALDHQRRNRMRKGVEHFDATEAEMANIAADQPTQEAVVIHRERLRAFEDALSQLPARAQQVWRLSRVEKWPYPKIAAHLGISPNTVFNDVKLALAHCQQALDRLDRG
- a CDS encoding diaminopimelate dehydrogenase; protein product: MPTVVERRSDCCCGRCRNGALRFLKCFSDSVLPCRSSLPRRFRGIISPSGMTIMSMPQPIRVAIAGHGNLGRGVEAAMPHNPDMSLVGIFTRRAPEQLSPKCPATPVFSMAEISGHADHIDVLILCGGSKEDLPQQGPELAALFNTVDSFDTHARIPEYFAAMDASARSGGRTALISAGWDPGMFSINRVVGEALLPNGDTYTFWGDGLSQGHSDAVRRIPGVAGAVQYTRPVPAAVEQARSGARRVLTTREKHNRECFVVLDEGADADQVRDTIIKMPHYFADYDTTVNFISAAELARDHSAMSHGGFVIRSGNTAAGTKQTIEYSLKLESNPEFTASVLVAYARAVHRLHQMGQYGAKTVFDVAPGLLSPKSAEQLRAEQL
- a CDS encoding ABC transporter permease; its protein translation is MRVANIYNLGVKELRGLGRDKMLLFLIVYAFTVAIYTAVTAMPETLNRAAIAIVDEDQSPVSSRITTAFYPPYFVVPKLIDQSEMDARMDAGSDTFALDIPPNFQRDLLAGRSPSIQLNIDATRVSQAFTGGSYVQSIVTSEVNEFLNRHRGTTEIPVDLALRARFNPELNKGWFGALSNVISSVTMLSIVLTGAALIREREHGTIEHLLVMPVTPTEIMISKVLSMGLVVLAATAASIVFVVQGVLDIPIQGSVALFLLGAAVHLFATTSMGIFLATMAGSMPQFGLLLMLILLPLQVLSGGLTPRESMPQIVQDIMLAAPNTHFVILAQGVLFRGAGLDVVWPQILALFVIGSVLFMLSLRRFRNYLR
- a CDS encoding FecR family protein: MSDRADGPQPDQTLQHPDPVTDAALDWFVRLQEAPDDLGLQARLKDWLDSDPRHAAAFAKLQNMWELPELGIASARHASRLDARQEERTPMARVPVYRSGSWTIRIAALAAVVMVAAGIRYYPEMLLRWNADHLTATGEQSAFVLPDGSRIMLNTASAVALDFEGQKRSVTLLRGEAFFDVVSDPARPFRVAGSFGDVEVKGTAFSVRTGGEDTVILERGRVEVAQRAHEAHHASLSPGQMVEVSPAGLSPVAGVDTESELAWRTGWIIFQEKPLADVLADLGRYYTGRVITVDRGLGHIRVSGNYRLDDAEGVIRSLAEAAGAKVTRLPGGIIILR
- a CDS encoding FecCD family ABC transporter permease, which translates into the protein MAATVFAGTCIGETPIPLSIVVQTLANKVLGAAYPLDPIDMGIIWNYRLPRALVAASCGAGLALSGLVLQSLLRNALADPYLLGISAGASTGAVTVTIAGIGGGAVSMSLGAFAGAVTAFLLVALLARAAGGGVSTRGTGQIILAGIAGSQLFNALTSFIITKSANAEQARGIMFWLLGNLSGVRWPDVTLAVPIALTGLIACVWHARALDAFAFGADSAASLGIAVRRVQVVLIGLTALVTAVMVSIVGSIGFVGLVIPHAARFVVGVRHGRLVPATALTGAAFLIAADVLSRTMIPGQVLPIGVITALVGAPAFALILLRGRRRP
- a CDS encoding ABC transporter substrate-binding protein, whose amino-acid sequence is MTFPRLALAAASLALLTAHASAEPTRYPLTLENCGETITFDKAPATSVTVGQAATEALYALGLGDKVTGTSVWFTDVLPEHKAINDKVERLADNDPSFESVVAKKPGVVAVQFIWHVGPEGIVATREQFHEVGIPTYVMPADCVAKDNSVGVDGTRTAAFSTETIHQGVRELAEIFDVQDKGEEVVADLVKREQDAVERAKALDLKDVSAVFWFSSADMNIDPYVAGRKGGPAYMLDKLGIRNIVESDEEWPVVGWETIAKANPTLIVIAKMDRRRFPADDFEKKLEFLKSDPVASQMDAVKNNRIVVMDAHAMDATMRTVSGIEVLADALVEKGIAR